Part of the Vigna angularis cultivar LongXiaoDou No.4 chromosome 1, ASM1680809v1, whole genome shotgun sequence genome, TCATATCTTTCAATAAGTCGGTCattataattaaacaatttaataaagtaaattgAACATTACGCAATATATTATTACATGCTTAATTTTATTTCCACACCACGGGTCCCCTGGCAactaaacaatttaataaaataatttgagtacCGTATCATACAATTGTTCATCAAAAAACCTCTATCAAATAATTAACACAATATGTCACAAAGTTACTAGGGTGgaaagtgtatatatatatatatatatatatatatatatatatatatatatatatatatatatatatatatatatatatatatatatatatatatatatatatatatatatatatatatatatatatatatatatatatatagaaatatttaataatcgTTCTATAGATAAGTAGGATAATATATAAGAagtaaaatctataaatttattgttattatacatttttattgagttaaaaataatattaatctcctatataatatttcattcttattaaatttcttttcttttacaaaatatataacaacttagaaactagagtattagagtaaataggtgtattaaaataatgagaccaaatattttattttaaaataattttataatataaatagaattttctaaagctcggttcattatctaaatcacTTATATCTCTCTAGAACACTATCTTACTTGAGTTCTCTCACTTCTCTTTACTCTTTCTCACTCCTTGATCCActgtttgacgatcaggagaTACCTAGGTGATCACGACGTCGAGGTCTACCTATTTGCCcgattaatttctaaattttagcaaataagtttagttcctattttttaggttttctttAATTCTCTGATCACACAGAAATTCTGCCATTGCATGTGTTTGGGGTCTTCTTCTAGTGATTCTTAGTTCCATTTAAGTTCTAAGAGTCGTTTCCTATCACTGattggtgatttgtaggtgTTTCTAGAGTTTCCTTACGATTAGAGTAATTCTTAAACAGTACAAGCTTgattgaggtaagggaagctagtaatttCTTTGATTTGTGTAATTACTGGAGTATATTTATAGAGAAGATGATTTTGAACTGTTTGAGTTGAAATTATGCTTTGTGGCATATGAATATGATGAATTGTGATGGTTTTTTAGtgtaaataaatgaattgaTGTTTTGAactgtttttgatgatgattgaATCTGTTTTGGTGACATGAAGGGGTTAGAAATCTGTGATGGGGTTGGTTAGTCATGATCCGGGATAATTTTGCTTTGTAGTAAGTCATTTtaaggaagtgaggtagtgaaaatgagaattAGAGGTTAGATGCTCAATTAGTCTGTTGGGACAACTTGGGTAAGTCAAATGTAACTTGTTTGAGTACCTACATTGCTTAAAATGTGTAAAAAGTGGTAGAACACGAATTGAGTCCATAGTTTGTTGAATTGTGAGTTTTGAAGAGTGAATTGCTTAGGAAATTCTTTAGAATGATTGTAGTGATGTTTAACAACACTTGTTCAAGTCTAATTAAGTATATAATACAATCTAGGAAGGTTAGAAGTTgagaaaaatagttagaattggtaTAGGTTGTGTGATTCGGCATATTTGGtgctgcagattatgcagactcgctgagcgAGTAGAGTCGCTTAGCGAGTGGTTGTAGGGGTTGGTCATTTGTCTGAGGACTTTCACTCAGCGAGAGGGTGCGCTGAGCGAGTTGCTGAAGTATGGGAACACTGTAAGTTTTATTCGAATAACGAATATGTGCATTGAGCAAGTGAGTAGAGGGTCTGGTCAACTGTCTGGTGAGTTTCGCTTAGCTAGGGATGTCGCGAAGCGCGAGTTCAGGGTATGGTACCACTAAGAGTTTTTTCGCACAGTGAGTTGGGTCGTTGTGCGAGAAACCTTTGTGTTCGCTCAACGAGGGTATGCGTTGAGCGACTTTTTCAGGTTATCAtgcattcttttcttctttgtttttttattggttgGAATAATGCAAGTGATTTGGTTGTGGTTAATGTATGAATATCAAAGTAAGGTTTATGGTTTCAAAATGGtatggaagagaattccaaggaggaattaCTCAGTGGTGATTGTCAAAgtttgtaagtatgaatatggaaaGCTTAGTCTTGGAGTTCATCATGACATTCTATCACTCATTCTTAAGTAGAGAGGGGTGaggcatgtcgtgagaatagcaggaggtcctagcctagGGGCTTTTCCTTGGcctaaggtgagtgataacggactaaccttgtgtggtagcttggggtgGGCCAGTTGTTTCATCACAACAAGTTCACGAAGTGCCATAATTACATATTCATACTCATTCGGATGGTCGAGTCAAGGGTTGTTCAATTACAAAGTTAATTTGGTTTGATGCTTTGTGTATGTATATTAATGAAATGTTTACATCATATTCATAtatcattatttgtttttttctagCTTACCCTTCCATCTATGTTGGTGCTGTatgttttccttgtttttttttctttgttatgaTCATCTTGTGGGTGTGAGTAAAGGGAGATGAGATGACCTTGGAGCAGGCTATTGAAGGAAGTGACGTTGCATAGTAGTTTTCCTTAGAGTAGCACTTGTAAATAGTTTTAGATTAGAGTTTTtgtatattaaagtttaaaacttATGCTTATTCTGGAGGACTATAAAAGCCACTTTATGATCTAGTTTATGACTGTTCTATAATATCATGTCTGTGATAATTCTTTGatatagtaatatattatatttttgggatgttacaaaataaaaattaaacttaattatttaatttatataaaactatttaatttaaaattttctttttccactAGTTTTGAAAGAAAACCAAAAACGTAATGGATAAAGACCATAATCATGGGCCAATTTTTTCACCTTTcctgtttatttctttttctatggGTTTCTTCCCGCACCCCACGTTGTTTCTTCCTGCACTCCAAAGTTTTCATTCTTTCCCAGTTTATCCCATAAAATGTTTTGCACCGGAATGACACTCCGGTTTGATGATCGCCCAAACCCAATTCCCCCTTTCAAATCAGAAGCCTCCAATCGTTACTTCACCACAGCATTCAAAGGCCTCCTTCTCTATAGATATTCTGCACATGAGATTTTGCGAAACTGATCTCAATACGAGAGTagtaacataattttttaattaaattcgcTTAACCAATTAAATTCTACTAAAAAAACTAGTGATGTTTCAAgtatttttaatctatcacTTGTATGTATTGTATGAGTGTTATGATAAATTTCATTGATGCCATTAAATTGATGAATGACATGTTAGAATTGAATTAGTTAGGTCATGTTTTCAAAGATAGGTTGGTCTAATTTATAGTTTGTAGTATAAAGCATATGAATCAACAAATAATTTCGATTAATACATTTTGTAGTAAGAAgttgacaaaatatattttacccAAAActatattaacatttttatttttctcttatatgtttatgaaaattttcataatcaCAAACGGGAAAAAGAAACATTACTCCTAAGGAATGTTAAAAACCAAGGGGCATATTTGTTGTGAACTGAATCTAAATCCTTAATGTGTAACATGTTCCCGCATACAAATGAAGGATATGTTAATATTAGTGAATGATTTTCATTCCTTGAAGTCGTCTTTGTCATCAAGGGGAATTGGTCTGTTCCTCCAAAACACAGCAAGAGCACTCCCACCAAGCTGCATGAAACCAGTGAAAAATATTCGTTGACAGAAATTAAAAGCCAACATTTTTACAAGAAATAGACAAAGCAAAACAAAACAGCCTTGAGAGCTGGATGTCTTACCGCCATGCAGACAACACTCACAGCAGAAGGAACAGCCACAAGGGGATTTTTAAAGTGCTTCTGAGCGAGTAAAAACCCCAGTGCAGAACTCTGCAGATAAATAAGGTTAGACACATCTAGAAAAGTAGAATGATTCATACATTTTTCGGATGGAAGAAATGTAACCAACCAGATTTTGAGGAATGACGAACACAAGTTTTACCTGCATTCCACACTCTATAGATATAGTGCGTGATGTGGATTCGCCAAATGATATTCTTGAAAACCAATAACCAAGAGTAAATGCAGCAGCATGTAGGAAAACAACTGGCAATACTAATTGTGCCCCTTGAGCTTTTAATACATCAGAAACTAGCCCAATCTGAAAAGTTTATGCATGTCAAATTTCTGTTCAAAGCAAGAAcaatatatgataatttataacGAAGTAAAATGCCAGAAGAGAATACATTTGATGAACTTCATCTTCTAGAACTTAATCAACTTACTGGGCTTGCACAGAGGAGAGTGGTCAAAATGACTCCAATCAGAGGACAGACAATGATTATCTTTGAAGTGAACTTAGGAAAAAACTCATTTGCCAAAACTGCCAGATAAAGAAAAGACATTAGAAATCGTCCTGATCTTTAGGAATGAAACCGTAAACCAAAGTACAGGTATGTTATAAAACGACCAACTCACATTTAACTTAAAATACTCATCATCTCTTACCTCCCACAACCGTTGGGACTAAAACAACCTGAAATGTACTAACTGCCAGGCCCTGCAAAAGAGAGAATTACAGATTCACTACGAGAGTGAAAATGAAAGATACAACAGGATCTGTTTAATAGAAATCATGAGAAAATccaagaagagaaagaaaaccaTTAAGAATGTAGTGAAGAATGACAAGGTATCCTATTCAAATCAGTTTCTATATTCATTTTTCACTTATTAGGAGAAACTATGATTAGTATTGTCAAAGTGTCAACTGTGCTTCATTTTCATAACAGCTTGCCAACAGCAAGCTAGTTTTACATATCCTTTAAACGAAGACTTTATTTGACATTCCTTTGCCCAAAAATTGGCAAGCAACAACTTACAACAGCATCAACTGGAACGAGTTGACCAGCAAGAAGCTTTGTAAGAAGTGGGGTCATTATAATAGC contains:
- the LOC108323792 gene encoding sodium/pyruvate cotransporter BASS2, chloroplastic isoform X4, with the translated sequence MCFGITICQLHISSIRCRNSQICNKATTDISGDIPESAGELSQYEKVIETLTILFPVWVILGAVIGICKPTAVTWLEKDLFTLGLGFLMLSMGLTLTFEDFRRCLRNPWTVGVGFLAQYLIKPMLGFAIVMTLKLSAPLATGLILVSCCPGGQASNVATFISKGNVALSVLMTTCSTIGAIIMTPLLTKLLAGQLVPVDAVGLAVSTFQVVLVPTVVGVLANEFFPKFTSKIIIVCPLIGVILTTLLCASPIGLVSDVLKAQGAQLVLPVVFLHAAAFTLGYWFSRISFGESTSRTISIECGMQSSALGFLLAQKHFKNPLVAVPSAVSVVCMALGGSALAVFWRNRPIPLDDKDDFKE